One genomic segment of Amycolatopsis sp. WQ 127309 includes these proteins:
- a CDS encoding FkbM family methyltransferase, with protein MTMDAIALHSINPWEVSFLREEVAGYFAHGIEFAPGATVLDVGANVGVFSAAVYERLDGDVRIFAFEPLPPLHETLERNAREFFGGRLTALPFGLSSAEDELDFSYFPAATIFSSSLRDAGNVEAERKRVTASIVEMIRRGGLGATARRVPAPVLRGIVGRKLRVMRELETHRVRVRPLSAVLDEQAIDRIDLLKVDVEGAELDVLRGIEDRHWPLVRQAVVEVEGWRRHRDTIREVFAGKGFTVSAEQDPVQEAADIGMVFAVR; from the coding sequence ATGACGATGGACGCGATCGCCCTGCACAGCATCAACCCGTGGGAAGTGTCGTTCCTGCGCGAAGAGGTGGCCGGCTACTTCGCCCACGGCATCGAGTTCGCACCCGGCGCCACGGTCCTCGACGTCGGCGCCAACGTCGGCGTCTTCTCGGCGGCCGTCTACGAGCGCCTGGACGGCGACGTGCGGATCTTCGCCTTCGAGCCGTTGCCACCGCTCCACGAGACGCTGGAGCGCAACGCCCGCGAGTTCTTCGGCGGCCGGCTGACCGCGCTGCCGTTCGGGCTGTCCTCGGCCGAGGACGAGCTGGACTTCAGCTACTTCCCGGCCGCGACGATCTTCTCGTCCTCCTTGCGGGACGCGGGAAACGTCGAGGCCGAGCGCAAGCGCGTCACGGCCAGCATCGTCGAGATGATCCGCCGGGGCGGCCTGGGTGCCACGGCCCGTCGCGTCCCGGCGCCGGTGCTGCGCGGAATCGTCGGCCGCAAGCTGCGGGTGATGCGCGAGCTGGAGACGCACCGCGTCCGCGTACGGCCGTTGTCTGCGGTTCTCGACGAGCAGGCCATCGACCGCATCGACCTGCTGAAGGTGGACGTCGAGGGAGCGGAGCTGGACGTCTTGCGCGGCATCGAGGACCGGCACTGGCCGTTGGTGCGGCAGGCGGTGGTGGAGGTCGAAGGCTGGCGGCGCCACCGGGACACGATCCGGGAGGTGTTCGCGGGTAAGGGTTTCACGGTGAGCGCGGAGCAGGATCCGGTGCAGGAGGCGGCGGACATCGGGATGGTGTTCGCGGTTCGTTAG
- a CDS encoding MFS transporter, whose amino-acid sequence MTTYAPTSAPLSHRRRWAALSVLVGAVLLLAVDGTVLYLAVPSLTRELSPSATEILWIGDVYSLALAGLLVTAGNLADRFGRKKVLLIGTAAFGVASTLAAFSPTAGVLVAARLLLGIAAATIMPSTLSIIRTLFTDARERTRAIAIWSAGSGGGIALGPLVGGVLLEHYWWGSVFLINVPIVVVFLIAGAWLLPESRDPNPGRFDLLSAALSMAAIVPLVYAVKHAIGSGVDAQVVLTAVIGLVSGVLFVRRQRRVADPLIDVTLFRNGAFSGAVVANFVAVFALMGLLFFFSQYLQLVRGFSPLQAGLAEMPATLASIVVVAAVGVVVTRLGRGRAVAVSLAVTAVGLLLVAVTEQAPQYIWLGLTLVPVGLGVGLALTLTVDSVLSAVPRDKAGSASAISETAYELGAALGIALLGSLVTLVYRGLLPPAVAPEVRESLAAAVTVLDPASPVAESARQAFTGAMQVTSVAAAVVTAVAALIAWRTIPSGKD is encoded by the coding sequence ATGACCACGTACGCGCCCACCTCCGCACCGTTGAGCCACCGCCGCCGCTGGGCCGCGCTGAGCGTGCTGGTCGGCGCCGTGCTGCTGCTCGCCGTCGACGGGACGGTGCTCTACCTCGCCGTGCCGTCACTGACCCGCGAGCTCTCCCCCAGCGCCACCGAGATCCTCTGGATCGGCGACGTCTACTCGCTCGCGCTGGCCGGCCTGCTCGTCACCGCGGGCAACCTCGCCGACCGGTTCGGCCGCAAGAAGGTGCTGCTCATCGGCACCGCGGCGTTCGGGGTGGCGTCCACGCTGGCCGCCTTCTCCCCCACCGCGGGCGTGCTCGTCGCCGCGCGGCTGCTGCTCGGGATCGCGGCGGCGACGATCATGCCGTCGACGCTGTCGATCATCCGCACCCTGTTCACCGACGCCCGCGAGCGCACCCGCGCCATCGCGATCTGGTCGGCGGGCTCCGGTGGCGGCATCGCGCTCGGCCCGCTCGTCGGCGGCGTGCTGCTGGAGCACTACTGGTGGGGTTCGGTGTTCCTGATCAACGTGCCGATCGTCGTCGTCTTCCTCATCGCCGGCGCGTGGCTGCTGCCCGAGTCGCGTGACCCGAACCCGGGCCGCTTCGACCTGCTCTCGGCCGCGTTGTCGATGGCCGCGATCGTGCCGCTGGTCTACGCGGTCAAGCACGCCATCGGTTCGGGCGTCGACGCGCAGGTCGTGCTGACGGCCGTGATCGGGCTGGTTTCGGGTGTGCTGTTCGTGCGCCGTCAGCGCCGGGTGGCCGACCCGCTGATCGACGTGACGCTGTTCCGCAACGGCGCCTTCAGCGGCGCGGTGGTGGCGAACTTCGTCGCGGTCTTCGCGCTGATGGGCCTGCTGTTCTTCTTCTCGCAGTACCTGCAGCTGGTCCGCGGGTTCAGCCCGCTGCAGGCCGGGCTCGCGGAGATGCCCGCGACGCTGGCCTCGATCGTGGTCGTGGCCGCCGTCGGCGTGGTCGTCACGCGGCTCGGCCGGGGCCGCGCGGTCGCCGTCAGCCTGGCGGTCACGGCCGTCGGGCTGCTGCTGGTCGCCGTCACCGAGCAGGCGCCGCAGTACATCTGGCTGGGCCTGACGCTGGTGCCGGTCGGGCTCGGCGTCGGGCTGGCGCTGACGCTGACCGTCGACTCGGTGCTGTCGGCCGTCCCGCGGGACAAGGCGGGCTCGGCGTCGGCGATCTCCGAAACCGCGTACGAACTGGGTGCGGCGCTGGGCATCGCGCTCCTCGGCTCGCTCGTGACGCTCGTCTACCGCGGCCTGCTGCCGCCGGCGGTGGCGCCCGAGGTCCGGGAGTCGCTGGCGGCCGCGGTGACCGTGCTCGACCCGGCGTCCCCGGTGGCCGAGAGCGCCCGGCAGGCGTTCACCGGCGCCATGCAGGTGACGTCGGTCGCGGCGGCCGTCGTCACCGCCGTCGCCGCGCTGATCGCCTGGCGTACGATCCCGTCCGGAAAGGACTGA
- a CDS encoding TetR/AcrR family transcriptional regulator: protein MPRKAGRSPEETRRALLDAAGRTIRARGVSASLDDIARQAGVSKGGLLYHFPAKDALVRALAQDLLDAFRAEVSAALDPADTAPGRLTRAYVRASLDTSQDEVAIRENIALIAQLISIPEVAELARADAGRWDADLHADGLPPDVVTLVVAAADGASTAPLWGVGIDVPAARRLERQLLDLTREP from the coding sequence ATGCCTCGCAAAGCCGGGCGCAGCCCCGAAGAAACGCGCCGGGCCCTGCTCGACGCGGCCGGGAGGACGATCCGCGCCCGCGGGGTCTCCGCGTCGCTGGACGACATCGCCCGGCAGGCGGGGGTCTCGAAAGGCGGGCTGCTGTACCACTTCCCGGCCAAGGACGCCCTGGTGCGCGCGCTCGCCCAGGACCTGCTCGACGCGTTCCGGGCGGAGGTCTCCGCCGCGCTGGACCCGGCGGACACCGCGCCGGGCCGGCTGACCCGCGCGTACGTCCGGGCGTCGCTGGACACGTCCCAGGACGAGGTCGCGATCCGGGAGAACATCGCGCTGATCGCCCAGCTGATCTCGATCCCCGAGGTCGCCGAGCTGGCCCGCGCGGACGCCGGGCGGTGGGACGCGGACCTGCACGCGGACGGCCTGCCGCCCGACGTGGTGACCCTGGTCGTCGCGGCCGCGGACGGCGCGAGCACGGCGCCGCTGTGGGGCGTCGGCATCGACGTGCCCGCCGCCCGACGGCTGGAACGGCAACTGCTGGACCTGACCCGCGAACCGTGA
- a CDS encoding bifunctional 2-polyprenyl-6-hydroxyphenol methylase/3-demethylubiquinol 3-O-methyltransferase UbiG produces the protein MRTTPLDQAKRLVRHTEELVHRSLATLGATQSQRRIAADAQDYWHQPAGDRWRANSHWRDAPVFQENDLWSAIGRDHLELFERGARMTGFTRSWDRIVDWGCGGGANAVAFAPRAEHYIGVDISGETLKECEREVADACATPFTPVSIDVDEPEAALRQITEPCDVFLSFYVFELIPTPEYGERLLRIAARLLAPGGLALIQIKYDPGSWRTRPRRRNYRSGLAEMTTYPIAAFWELAERCGLKPETVQLVPHNALDRHYAYFFLSKPGAV, from the coding sequence ATGCGCACGACCCCACTTGACCAGGCGAAACGACTCGTCCGGCACACCGAAGAACTCGTCCACCGGTCCCTGGCGACCCTCGGCGCCACGCAGTCGCAGCGCCGGATCGCGGCCGACGCCCAGGACTACTGGCACCAGCCCGCCGGCGACCGGTGGCGCGCGAACTCCCACTGGCGCGACGCCCCGGTCTTCCAGGAGAACGACCTCTGGTCGGCGATCGGCCGCGACCACCTGGAGCTGTTCGAACGCGGCGCCCGGATGACCGGCTTCACCCGGTCGTGGGACCGGATCGTCGACTGGGGCTGCGGTGGCGGTGCCAACGCCGTCGCGTTCGCCCCGCGCGCCGAGCACTACATCGGCGTCGACATCTCCGGCGAGACGCTGAAGGAGTGCGAGCGCGAGGTCGCCGACGCGTGCGCGACGCCGTTCACGCCGGTCTCGATCGACGTCGACGAGCCGGAGGCGGCGCTGCGGCAGATCACCGAGCCGTGCGACGTCTTCCTGAGCTTCTACGTCTTCGAGCTGATCCCCACGCCCGAGTACGGCGAGCGCCTGCTGCGCATCGCGGCCCGGCTGCTCGCGCCCGGCGGCCTGGCACTGATCCAGATCAAGTACGACCCGGGCAGCTGGCGGACCCGGCCGCGGCGGCGGAACTACCGCTCGGGGCTCGCGGAGATGACGACCTACCCGATCGCGGCGTTCTGGGAGCTCGCCGAGCGGTGCGGGCTCAAGCCCGAGACCGTCCAGCTGGTGCCGCACAACGCGCTCGACCGGCACTACGCGTACTTCTTCCTGTCCAAGCCCGGCGCGGTGTGA